The following coding sequences are from one Lolium rigidum isolate FL_2022 chromosome 6, APGP_CSIRO_Lrig_0.1, whole genome shotgun sequence window:
- the LOC124667127 gene encoding ribokinase-like, which produces MALEARLRLPLARPTPATAFLSGSNPKQTHISFSIKTSSTSLSAANAPPPIVVVGSANADIYVEVDRLPLVGETVAARAGHSLAGGKGANQAACGGRLALGPTYLVARVGNDANGRLLEGALADAGGVRLDRVARAPDAPSGHAVVMLMPDGQNSIIIVGGANMEGWASEVDPEDLDLIRHAGVLLLQREIPDWVNIQVAQAAKGAGVPVILDAGGMDAPVPGELLGLVDIFSPNETELARLTGMPTETFEQISQAAGACHKMGVKEVLVKLGSQGSALFVEGEEPIRQAIIPATEVVDTTGAGDTFTSAFAVALVEGKPKQECMRFAAAAASLCVRVKGAIPSMPDRESVMSLLETAQAK; this is translated from the exons ATGGCTCTGGAAGCGCGGCTCCGCCTCCCGCTcgcccggccaactccggccaccgcGTTCCTCTCAGGATCCAACCCCAAACAGACCCACATATCCTTCTCCATCAAAACCAGCTCAACCTCTCTCTCCGCCGCCAATGCGCCGCCGCCCATCGTCGTCGTGGGCTCCGCCAACGCCGACATCTACGTGGAGGTCGACCGCCTCCCGCTCGTCGGCGAGACGGTTGCCGCGCGTGCCGGACACAGCCTCGCCGGTGGGAAGGGCGCTAACCAGGCCGCCTGCGGGGGGCGGCTCGCGCTGGGCCCCACCTACCTCGTGGCGCGCGTGGGGAACGACGCCAACGGCCGCCTGCTCGAGGGCGCCCTCGCGGACGCCGGCGGCGTCCGCCTCGACCGCGTCGCTCGAGCCCCCGACGCGCCATCCGGTCACGCTGTTGTCATGCTCATGCCAGACGGGCAgaactccatcatcatcgttGGCGGCGCCAACATGGAGGGCTGGGCCTCGGAGGTCGACCCGGAGGACCTGGACCTGATCCGGCATGCCGGCGTTCTACTTCTGCAACGAGAGATACCTGATTGGGTCAACATTCAGGTCGCTCAG GCTGCAAAAGGCGCAGGTGTGCCTGTTATCTTGGATGCAGGTGGAATGGATGCTCCTGTCCCTGGAGAATTACTGGGGCTGGTGGATATTTTTAGTCCAAATGAAACAGAGCTAGCACGTTTGACTGGAATGCCCACCGAAACTTTTGAACAGATCAGCCAGGCAGCAGGAGCATGCCATAAAATG GGTGTCAAAGAAGTTTTGGTCAAACTTGGGTCACAAGGATCTGCTctgtttgtggagggagaggaacCAATCAGGCAGGCGATAATACCTGCCACAGAAGTAGTCGACACCACTGGTGCCGGTGACACCTTCACCTCAGCTTTTGCTGTAGCTCTGGTGGAGGGGAAGCCTAAGCAAGAGTGCATGAGATTTGCTG CTGCTGCCGCCTCACTGTGTGTTCGAGTAAAGGGCGCCATACCTAGTATGCCTGACAGAGAATCCGTGATGAGCCTTCTAGAAACTGCGCAAGCTAAATAA